One genomic window of Solanum dulcamara chromosome 10, daSolDulc1.2, whole genome shotgun sequence includes the following:
- the LOC129871469 gene encoding anthocyanidin 3-O-glucosyltransferase 2-like, with the protein MEKLVELVLIPSPAMGHVSQMLELAKLFLSRNNQLSITVLIMKLPDYIDAVSGPFVDSVAASSSSDRLRFFELTAVDPTPEWSSKTRGHFVNRLVQSQKSQIREFIISQRHGSGIKLAGFVVDMLCTPLMDVADEFGIPSYVFFTSPAAFLGLMLHFQFLEDECRQDVSSFNNSDSTTLLSFPSYAYPVPPNVLPMVLADRDTWLGRFLDFARGYRKSKGIITNTFAELEIHALDAYNNNISRSSEQDPLPPIYPIGPILNQSKSRSESEEAEITNWLDEQPPNSVVLLCFGSQGSLPTSQVKEIAIALDNIGCRFLWSLRRPPESNNAQFPGEYMSYSEILPEGFLNRTEKKGKVVGWVPQLKVLSHEAISVFVSHCGWNSILESIWYGVPIATWPLHSEQQVNAFQLVKEIGVAVEITLDYCERNKQQPIVTAQVIEKGISKLMETNSPVKHKAKQMKEKSRASVMEGGSSYLSLGKLINELLRFS; encoded by the coding sequence ATGGAGAAATTAGTAGAACTGGTTCTCATCCCTTCTCCGGCAATGGGCCATGTTTCTCAGATGTTGGAGTTAGCCAAGCTTTTCTTAAGTAGAAATAATCAGCTCTCAATCACTGTACTCATTATGAAACTCCCTGATTACATCGATGCGGTTAGTGGCCCTTTTGTCGACTCTGTAGCTGCTTCATCCTCCTCTGATCGCCTTCGATTCTTCGAATTAACAGCTGTTGATCCAACCCCAGAATGGAGCTCTAAAACCCGAGGACACTTCGTCAACAGATTAGTACAAAGCCAGAAATCTCAAATCAGGGAATTCATAATAAGTCAACGCCATGGTAGTGGTATTAAACTTGCTGGATTTGTTGTAGACATGTTATGCACTCCATTGATGGATGTAGCCGACGAGTTTGGGATCCCAAGCTATGTGTTTTTCACTTCCCCAGCTGCTTTTCTTGGATTGATGCTTCATTTCCAGTTTCTTGAAGATGAGTGTCGTCAAGATGTTTCCAGTTTCAACAACTCTGACAGTACTACTCTGTTATCATTTCCCAGTTACGCATACCCTGTTCCTCCCAACGTATTGCCAATGGTTCTAGCCGATAGAGACACCTGGTTAGGGAGATTTCTTGATTTTGCTCGTGGATACAGAAAATCCAAAGGAATAATCACCAACACTTTCGCTGAACTAGAAATCCACGCTTTGGATGCttacaataataacatatcAAGATCATCTGAACAGGATCCCTTGCCACCGATCTATCCAATTGGTCCAATTTTAAACCAGTCAAAATCTCGGTCGGAGTCAGAGGAGGCAGAAATAACAAATTGGCTGGACGAACAGCCACCAAATTCGGTTGTGCTACTCTGTTTTGGGAGCCAGGGAAGTTTACCAACATCCCAAGTGAAAGAGATCGCTATAGCTCTAGACAACATTGGGTGCCGGTTCTTGTGGTCTTTACGTCGTCCACCAGAGAGCAACAACGCTCAATTTCCCGGAGAATACATGAGCTATTCAGAAATCTTGCCTGAAGGATTCCTAAACAGGACAGAGAAAAAAGGGAAAGTAGTGGGATGGGTTCCGCAATTAAAGGTGTTGTCCCACGAAGCAATCAGTGTATTTGTATCACATTGTGGGTGGAATTCGATACTCGAAAGCATATGGTATGGGGTGCCTATAGCGACATGGCCATTGCACTCAGAGCAGCAGGTAAATGCATTTCAGTTAGTGAAAGAAATAGGAGTAGCAGTGGAGATCACTTTGGATTACTGCGAGAGGAATAAACAACAGCCAATAGTAACTGCACAAGTTATCGAAAAAGGGATAAGTAAATTGATGGAAACTAACTCGCCAGTAAAACATAAGGCCAAGCAGATGAAGGAGAAGAGCAGGGCCAGCGTAATGGAAGGTGGCTCATCATACTTGTCCCTTGGAAAACTTATCAATGAACTACTCAGGTTTTCATAA